A single genomic interval of Streptomyces graminofaciens harbors:
- a CDS encoding nuclear transport factor 2 family protein codes for MHPFRKAVESGDLDAVAALLADDVVFTSPVTFKPYPGKAITAAILRGVLRVFEDFTYIREIANPDGRDHAFVFTATVAGKQLQGCDFLHFDDDGKIDEFTVMVRPLSAAQALGEAMGAQFEQIAREAAEQ; via the coding sequence ATGCATCCCTTCCGCAAGGCCGTCGAGAGCGGCGACCTGGACGCTGTGGCCGCTTTGCTGGCCGACGACGTCGTCTTCACCAGCCCCGTCACCTTCAAGCCGTACCCGGGCAAGGCGATCACCGCGGCGATCCTGCGCGGCGTGCTCCGGGTCTTCGAGGACTTCACCTACATCCGTGAGATCGCCAACCCCGACGGCCGCGATCACGCCTTCGTCTTCACCGCCACTGTCGCCGGCAAGCAACTCCAGGGATGCGACTTCCTGCACTTCGACGACGACGGGAAGATCGACGAGTTCACGGTGATGGTGCGCCCGCTCTCCGCCGCCCAGGCGCTCGGCGAGGCCATGGGCGCCCAGTTCGAGCAGATCGCCCGAGAGGCCGCCGAACAGTAA